A single region of the Xenopus laevis strain J_2021 chromosome 4L, Xenopus_laevis_v10.1, whole genome shotgun sequence genome encodes:
- the LOC121403111 gene encoding uncharacterized protein LOC121403111 produces the protein MRGAELLLILGALQSFVSQRIHVYQIPEVTVSEDTTVTLQCNYTLSNMENATLGWATWYKHTLRGPKVSNIDGEFIGRVSQAAQNDFTERRSAGIQLHRAQLSDSGIYICQVSFSLKNDVSGHGNGTFLIVTGSIENNASYNFLIMLVIVGAVSLVLLVSLAAYLRCTNNGPNTDNITTAEQQLHAIENTDYSMVNMPTTQFCVESPQRKRSPNTQVYCEVAVYYEIQGSR, from the exons ATGAGAGGTGCGGAACTTCTGCTTATCCTGGGAGCCTTACAAA GTTTTGTTTCTCAAAGAATCCATGTATATCAGATCCCAGAAGTGACTGTGTCTGAGGATACCACAGTTACTTTGCAATGTAACTACACACTGAGTAACATGGAGAATGCAACTCTTGGGTGGGCCACTTGGTACAAACATACCCTGCGTGGGCCTAAGGTATCCAACATTGATGGAGAGTTTATTGGAAGAGTCAGTCAAGCTGCCCAAAATGATTTTACTGAAAGGCGATCAGCCGGCATTCAACTACACAGAGCACAATTGTCGGACAGTGGAATATATATTTGTCAAGTTTCATTCAGCTTGAAGAATGACGTCAGTGGACATGGGAATGGGACATTCCTCATTGTGACAG GTTCTATAGAGAATAATGCCTCATACAATTTCCTTATCATGCTTGTCATTGTGGGTGCGGTGTCCCTGGTTCTTTTGGTCTCACTTGCAGCTTATCTGAGGTGTACAAACAATG GACCTAATACAGACAACATTACAACAGCTGAACAG CAGTTGCACGCCATTGAGAATACAGACTACAGTATGGTCAACATGCCAACAACACAATTCTGTGTTGAAAGCCCACAGAGGAAGAGATCACCTAATACCCAAGTGTATTGTGAAGTTGCTGTGTATTATGAG ATTCAGGGTTCAAGGTGA